The Acyrthosiphon pisum isolate AL4f unplaced genomic scaffold, pea_aphid_22Mar2018_4r6ur Scaffold_21722;HRSCAF=24689, whole genome shotgun sequence genome includes a window with the following:
- the LOC103309735 gene encoding uncharacterized protein LOC103309735, translating to MDTTITQQPGSSELVINVNNVQLTNSGHCIPLESIDILHYSSSDPIKVINESTTNINSDPTYLKDNLKTAESFINDHDYIVTQNTFEFSNFTKEIIIYISGFLVHKLASTLQCETCVKA from the coding sequence ATGGATACAACAATAACCCAACAGCCAGGCAGTTCAGAACTTgtcataaatgtaaataatgtacaGCTGACAAACAGTGGACATTGCATACCCTTAGAGAGTATTGATATTCTTCACTATTCTAGTAGTGACCCCATTAAAGTTATTAATGAaagtacaacaaatattaattctgATCCTACATATTTGAAAGATAACTTAAAAACAGCTGAAAGTTTCATTAATGATCATGATTATATAGTCACTCAGAATACTTttgaatttagtaattttactaaagaaataattatatatatttcaggaTTTTTGGTACATAAATTAGCTTCAACTCTTCAATGTGAAACTTGTGTAAAAGCATAA